Proteins encoded within one genomic window of Gracilimonas sp.:
- a CDS encoding TonB-dependent receptor, with the protein MKISLGGFLLSAIFIGSAGAQQASLSGLVTDYQTGEPLVGANVTLINLVNEDNLFGTATDRDGLYSVNRINPGTYRVVISFLGYTSKDDTLTFESLENKTLSAALKTDDVNLGEVIISQNTSAARTEMGRQRISSVDVSRISSPVAGGDLVNYLQIMPGVVSLGNRGGQIFIRGGTPSENMVMVDGALVYKPFHILSFYSPFPDNLVSSADFYPGGFTSEHSGRISSVLDVNMRNGNRFEYSGSASLSPFMADIMVEGPLKKEETSMVASFKKSLINETSSWYLSEQQPLKFESQFIKVSDIGEYSNCSGMLLRTKDEGKINSQREETLQWNNFVTGIKCRALQDQNLFQVKSNISSMSNSSIYEDRSYYSGVTQFRTDFSLSKYYGNVRAEYGVLFRIEWIDYDLTGRVSGLTAEEYNMKSTGGHIQFSIPIGDNLTIEPGTVVSLYSNYPVSLEPRVRLSYFPFGEDGGEISAAAGIYRQAIYGFNDARDATGVFVTWAKVPGESKQAEARHALLGWQQTISSGFSYSMEVYYKNLYNIPVSTWSPIAKFSTDLQLADGTVYGTDLRLEYNMGRHYGLLSYGYTNTTYEASQDNFGEWFGEPVVEYNPSHDRRHQVNTVYSLELGRYTLGARWQFGSGAPFTRPLGFDEILWFDRKFPDVTNTTGEQRVLVDRPFEGRLPTYHSLDASIERVFQFSNDSGSITTKVGAINLYNRKNMFYYDIFTQERINQLPLTAYISLRIDV; encoded by the coding sequence TTGAAAATAAGCTTAGGAGGATTCCTTCTATCAGCAATCTTTATTGGCAGTGCGGGAGCTCAGCAAGCTTCCTTAAGTGGTTTAGTAACTGACTATCAAACCGGAGAACCACTTGTAGGGGCTAACGTAACTCTTATAAACCTTGTGAATGAAGATAACCTGTTTGGTACAGCAACCGACAGAGACGGGCTTTATTCAGTAAACCGCATTAACCCGGGAACTTATCGGGTTGTCATTAGTTTTTTGGGATACACCTCAAAGGATGACACCCTTACATTTGAGTCTCTCGAAAACAAAACCCTGAGCGCTGCTCTTAAAACTGATGATGTTAATCTTGGAGAAGTTATTATAAGTCAAAACACCAGTGCTGCAAGAACAGAAATGGGCCGCCAGCGAATATCTTCTGTTGATGTAAGCCGAATCTCATCTCCGGTAGCCGGTGGAGATTTGGTAAACTATCTGCAAATAATGCCCGGGGTAGTGTCACTCGGGAACCGGGGCGGACAGATTTTTATCCGGGGAGGGACTCCTTCAGAAAACATGGTCATGGTAGATGGTGCTTTAGTCTACAAGCCCTTTCACATACTCTCATTTTATTCCCCCTTCCCAGACAATCTGGTATCCTCAGCAGACTTTTATCCGGGTGGTTTCACCTCTGAACACAGTGGAAGAATATCGTCTGTACTTGATGTAAACATGCGTAACGGTAATAGATTTGAATATAGCGGATCTGCATCTTTAAGCCCTTTTATGGCAGATATCATGGTTGAGGGGCCTCTTAAAAAAGAGGAAACATCTATGGTGGCCTCCTTTAAAAAATCTTTGATCAATGAAACCAGTTCCTGGTATTTATCAGAACAACAACCCCTTAAATTCGAAAGCCAATTCATTAAAGTAAGTGATATCGGTGAATATTCGAATTGCTCCGGGATGCTATTACGAACAAAGGATGAGGGAAAGATAAACTCCCAAAGAGAAGAAACTCTTCAATGGAATAATTTTGTGACCGGAATAAAATGCAGGGCACTGCAGGATCAAAATTTATTTCAGGTAAAATCAAATATTTCAAGTATGTCTAACTCCTCAATCTATGAAGATCGTTCTTATTATTCAGGGGTTACTCAATTTCGTACCGATTTTTCACTTTCCAAGTATTATGGTAATGTCAGAGCCGAATATGGCGTGCTATTTAGAATTGAATGGATCGATTACGATTTAACAGGCAGGGTGAGCGGGTTAACAGCAGAAGAATACAATATGAAGAGCACCGGCGGACATATTCAGTTTTCCATACCAATTGGAGATAATTTAACTATTGAACCCGGAACTGTGGTTTCATTATACAGCAATTATCCTGTAAGTCTTGAGCCCAGAGTTAGGCTATCCTATTTTCCCTTTGGTGAAGATGGTGGAGAAATCAGTGCGGCAGCGGGTATATATCGTCAAGCTATTTATGGATTTAATGATGCCAGAGATGCTACCGGAGTATTTGTAACATGGGCAAAAGTACCGGGAGAATCCAAACAGGCTGAAGCAAGGCACGCTCTTTTAGGCTGGCAACAAACTATCAGTTCAGGCTTTAGCTACTCAATGGAAGTATATTATAAAAACCTTTATAACATTCCAGTTTCCACCTGGAGTCCTATTGCAAAATTTTCAACTGATCTTCAACTTGCCGACGGGACCGTCTATGGAACGGACCTTCGCCTTGAGTATAATATGGGAAGACATTACGGATTACTCAGCTATGGCTATACAAATACAACTTATGAAGCATCCCAGGATAATTTTGGAGAATGGTTTGGGGAACCCGTAGTTGAATATAATCCCTCTCATGACAGAAGGCATCAGGTAAATACCGTGTATAGCTTGGAATTAGGTCGATACACTTTGGGTGCTCGATGGCAATTTGGCTCCGGTGCTCCTTTTACGCGCCCTCTTGGATTTGATGAAATTCTTTGGTTTGATCGCAAATTTCCAGACGTAACAAATACAACCGGCGAACAGCGGGTACTTGTTGACCGGCCGTTTGAAGGAAGACTCCCCACATACCACAGCCTTGATGCCTCAATAGAACGAGTATTCCAGTTCTCAAATGACTCAGGCAGCATTACAACCAAAGTTGGAGCTATTAATCTCTACAACAGAAAAAATATGTTTTACTACGACATATTTACACAGGAGCGAATCAATCAGCTTCCGCTAACTGCTTATATTTCATTAAGAATCGATGTTTAA
- a CDS encoding M28 family peptidase → MQFKYIFSSLLVFILISCSSPKISDSTAPEISFLDIQSHINFLAGDEMRGRETGTAEEAIAANYIADLFKSYGLEPAGDDETYFQEFTVNMSVLDNPHTSENNDASDKRLAKNVAGLLEGSGDSDEAIIIGAHYDHLGLGEFGSLSSSDSTIHNGADDNASGTAGLLELAEYFSESRPETDVLFIAFSGEEMGLLGSQYYVENPTIDLENTLAMINMDMIGRMNENRLMIFGVATAEKWESILIEANVDSLELDLVPDGTGSSDHTSFYDQGIPVLHYFTDTHADYHRPSDDAEWINAKGQSKLLKHIVRVIERLDKIDKEKLAFVEVPGEQRQSMRMKGPTLGVLPDYGYDGEGFRITGLSNGGAAEKAGLKAGDIIIEINEYRVTCLFMGNIQ, encoded by the coding sequence ATGCAGTTCAAATATATTTTTTCATCACTTTTGGTTTTCATTTTGATTTCCTGTTCTTCACCAAAAATTTCAGATTCTACTGCTCCTGAGATTTCCTTTTTAGATATACAGTCTCATATTAATTTTTTAGCCGGTGATGAAATGAGAGGGCGTGAAACCGGAACGGCGGAGGAAGCCATCGCAGCTAATTATATTGCAGATCTGTTCAAAAGTTATGGCCTTGAACCGGCGGGCGATGACGAGACCTATTTTCAGGAATTTACGGTGAATATGTCCGTGCTCGACAATCCACATACTTCTGAAAACAATGATGCATCCGATAAAAGGCTTGCTAAAAATGTTGCCGGATTACTGGAAGGAAGTGGAGATTCTGATGAAGCGATTATTATTGGAGCACATTATGATCATTTGGGACTGGGCGAATTCGGTTCACTGAGCAGCAGCGATTCTACCATCCATAATGGCGCCGATGATAATGCTTCAGGAACTGCCGGGTTACTTGAGCTAGCGGAATATTTTTCCGAGAGTCGCCCTGAAACCGATGTGTTGTTTATAGCATTTTCCGGGGAAGAAATGGGACTATTGGGCTCGCAATATTATGTGGAGAATCCAACGATAGATCTAGAAAACACATTGGCTATGATCAATATGGATATGATCGGCCGTATGAATGAAAATCGTTTGATGATTTTTGGGGTGGCAACTGCAGAGAAATGGGAGTCAATTTTAATAGAAGCCAATGTGGATTCTTTGGAGCTGGATTTAGTGCCGGACGGGACGGGGTCTAGTGATCACACCAGTTTTTATGATCAAGGCATCCCCGTTCTTCACTATTTTACGGATACTCATGCCGATTACCATCGCCCTTCTGATGATGCTGAATGGATTAATGCTAAAGGACAGTCAAAATTGCTGAAACATATAGTCCGTGTAATTGAGCGGTTGGATAAAATAGATAAAGAAAAGTTGGCTTTTGTCGAAGTCCCGGGTGAGCAGCGGCAATCCATGCGGATGAAGGGACCAACCTTAGGCGTACTACCTGATTATGGCTATGATGGTGAGGGATTTCGTATCACAGGTCTGAGTAATGGCGGAGCTGCCGAGAAGGCAGGATTAAAAGCGGGGGATATTATTATTGAAATAAATGAATATCGAGTGACTTGCCTATTTATGGGTAACATTCAATAA
- the mdh gene encoding malate dehydrogenase, with the protein MKVTVVGAGGNVGSTVADAVAQRDFAKEVVAVDLERKDGDKTFYPSKGRALDQWESAPIHLFDTRIKGTVDYADTAGSDVCVITAGVPRKPGMSRDDLLEINANIVRSVTEQLVKYSPDTIIIVVSNPLDVMVQVAKDASGLPYEKVMGMAGILDTARFRAFIAEELDVSPKDIQALLMGGHGDTMVPLPRFTTLSGMPITHFIDEKRLDEIVDRAKKGGGEIVGLMGTSAWYAPGAAAAQMVEAILLDQNRIFPVCAHIDGEYGIDDLYIGVPVKLGNGGIKEVIEVALNEKEQQLMNESAKAVRGTLDDFKKLMNK; encoded by the coding sequence ATGAAAGTAACAGTAGTTGGAGCCGGAGGTAACGTTGGATCAACGGTAGCCGATGCCGTAGCGCAACGTGATTTTGCAAAAGAAGTAGTTGCCGTAGACCTCGAGCGTAAAGACGGAGACAAAACATTTTATCCTTCAAAAGGCCGGGCACTTGACCAGTGGGAGTCTGCCCCCATTCATCTTTTTGATACACGCATCAAAGGCACCGTAGATTATGCTGATACAGCCGGTTCAGATGTTTGTGTGATTACAGCCGGCGTGCCCCGCAAACCCGGAATGAGCCGTGATGACTTGTTAGAAATTAATGCAAATATTGTTCGCAGTGTAACCGAACAGTTGGTAAAATATTCACCTGATACCATTATTATTGTAGTTTCAAATCCACTCGATGTGATGGTTCAAGTTGCTAAAGATGCCAGCGGACTCCCATATGAAAAAGTAATGGGGATGGCCGGCATATTGGATACTGCCCGTTTCCGTGCATTTATTGCCGAAGAACTGGATGTATCCCCTAAAGACATTCAAGCTTTACTGATGGGTGGACACGGAGACACTATGGTTCCCCTGCCTCGTTTTACGACCCTCTCAGGTATGCCTATTACACATTTCATAGATGAAAAGCGACTTGATGAAATCGTAGACCGCGCCAAAAAAGGGGGTGGCGAGATCGTTGGCCTAATGGGAACATCAGCATGGTATGCGCCGGGAGCTGCTGCAGCTCAAATGGTGGAAGCTATCTTACTTGATCAAAACCGGATTTTCCCTGTATGTGCCCACATCGACGGTGAGTACGGAATTGATGACCTTTACATCGGTGTGCCCGTGAAGCTAGGCAATGGCGGAATCAAGGAAGTAATTGAGGTTGCATTAAACGAAAAAGAGCAACAACTTATGAATGAATCAGCCAAAGCCGTTCGCGGCACCTTGGATGACTTCAAAAAACTGATGAACAAGTAA